A stretch of Oncorhynchus mykiss isolate Arlee chromosome 26, USDA_OmykA_1.1, whole genome shotgun sequence DNA encodes these proteins:
- the LOC118944448 gene encoding gamma-crystallin N-A-like — MNIFTKVYGLAQQTSKLGSVLQRAFYGSSGRVTLFEQRNFAGRRLDLSADCQKLSDKNFPERCNSVQVENGAWVGYEQENFRGRQYLWDMAEKGEYNCYDKWCAQVDHVSSVRSVKQDSSPARAHLFERAGFSGKRTEVQDDIPNMMTRYSLNRAASIRVLGGAWVVYQEPNYRGPHYVLEKRDYNNASDWGSQSSTVGSMRRVRFNN, encoded by the exons ATGAACATCTTCACTAAAGTATACGGACTAGCCCAACAAACCAG CAAGCTGGGGTCTGTGCTCCAACGTGCCTTCTACGGGTCCAGTGGGAGG GTGACCCTTTTCGAACAGCGTAATTTTGCCGGCAGACGTCTGGACCTGAGTGCCGACTGCCAGAAACTAAGCGACAAGAACTTCCCAGAGAGATGCAACTCTGTGCAGGTGGAGAATGGAGC atGGGTGGGCTACGAGCAGGAGAACTTCAGGGGACGTCAGTACCTGTGGGACATGGCAGAGAAGGGAGAGTACAACTGCTACGACAAGTGGTGTGCCCAGGTGGACCATGTCTCCTCGGTGCGCTCAGTCAAACAG GACTCGTCTCCTGCCCGAGCCCATCTGTTTGAGAGGGCTGGGTTCTCTGGTAAGAGGACAGAAGTACAGGATGACATCCCCAACATGATGACTCGCTACAGTCTCAACAGGGCTGCCTCTATCCGTGTCCTAGGAGGGGC CTGGGTGGTGTACCAGGAGCCTAACTACAGAGGTCCCCACTATGTCTTGGAGAAGCGTGACTACAACAACGCCTCTGACTGGGGCTCCCAGAGCAGCACAGTGGGCTCCATGCGACGAGTTCGCTTCAATAACTAA
- the LOC110516675 gene encoding lactase-like protein isoform X3 produces the protein MSLQRMLKLLYALVLCVSANEDFDWTKNERGSFYYGTFPTGFSWGAGGSAYQTEGAWDKDGKGMSIWDVFAHKKGKIFLNDTADHSCEGYYKFKDDITLMKDMKFNHYRFSISWPRIFPNGIKADHINEKGIKYYDDLINMLLDNNITPIVTLYHWDLPQVLQEKYGGWQNASMVNYFNDFANLCFERFGDRVKYWITFNNPWSSAVEGYETGEHAPGLKLKGTGAYKAAHHIIKAHAKVWHTYDTQWRSKQKGLVGISLLADWGEPVDITNQRDIEAAERYVQFYMGWFATPIFNGDYPQVMKDYIGRKSAQQGLGTSRLPVFSSQEKSYIKGTCDFLGIGHFTTRYITQKNYPSGRGNSYFTDRDLVELVDPRWPDPGSEWLYSVPWGFRRLLNFVKTQYGNPMIYVTENGVSEKVQRCTDLCDEWRMQYFKDYINEMLKALKDGVNVKGYTAWSLLDKFEWDEGFSERFGLFYVDFLNKNKPRYPKASVQYYKRIISSNGFPNQREVESWRRKATETCSSSNQLLAAARRKSQQDSKEQAGTPKVWPVHDEV, from the exons ATGTCACTACAGCGGATGCTGAAGCTGCTCTATGCGCTGGTGCTGTGTGTGTCCGCCAACGAAGACTTCGACTGGACCAAGAATGAACGCGGATCATTCTACTACGGCACTTTTCCAACTG GGTTTTCCTGGGGGGCTGGGGGCTCTGCATACCAGACAGAAGGAGCCTGGGACAAGGATGGCAAAGGGATGAGCATCTGGGACGTGTTCGCCCACAAGAAGGGAAAGATCTTCCTCAACGACACCGCAGACCACTCCTGCGAAGGATACTACAAGTTCAAG GATGACATCACCTTGATGAAGGACATGAAGTTTAACCACTATCGTTTCTCCATCTCCTGGCCAAGGATATTTCCCAACGGAATCAAAG CTGATCACATCAATGAGAAGGGAATTAAATACTATGATGACCTGATCAACATGCTCCTGGACAATAACATCACACCAATAGTCACCCTGTACCACTGGGATCTGCCACAG GTGTTACAGGAGAAGTATGGTGGATGGCAGAACGCCAGCATGGTGAACTATTTCAACGACTTTGCCAACTTATGCTTTGAGCGGTTTGGTGACAGAGTCAAATACTGGATCACCTTCAACAACCCATGG TCTAGTGCTGTGGAGGGCTATGAGACTGGAGAACATGCACCTGGACTGAAGCTGAAGGGCACTGGGGCCTACAAAGCTGCCCACCACATTATCAAG GCACATGCTAAGGTTTGGCACACCTATGACACTCAATGGAGAAGCAAACAGAAAGGCTTGGTTGGGATCTCGTTGTTGGCAGACTGGGGGGAGCCAGTGGACATCACCAACCAGAGAGACATCGAGGCAGCAGAGAGATATGTCCAGTTCTACATGGGCTGGTTCGCTACACCCATCTTCAACGGGGACTACCCTCAGGTCATGAAAGACTACATAG GTAGGAAGAGTGCCCAGCAGGGTCTAGGAACCTCCCGTCTCCCCGTCTTCTCTTCCCAGGAGAAGAGTTACATCAAGGGCACCTGTGACTTCCTGGGTATTGGCCACTTCACCACGCGCTATATCACCCAGAAGAACTACCCGTCTGGCCGTGGGAACAGCTACTTCACCGACCGTGACCTGGTGGAGTTGGTGGACCCTCGCTGGCCCGACCCCGGCTCTGAGTGGCTCTACTCTGTCCCCTGGGGATTCAGACGCCTGCTCAACTTCGTCAAG ACCCAGTATGGGAACCCCATGATCTACGTGACAGAGAACGGGGTGTCAGAGAAGGTGCAGAGGTGCACAGACCTGTGTGATGAATGGAGGATGCAGTACTTCAAGGACTACATCAATGAGATGCTCAAGG CCCTTAAGGATGGCGTGAACGTGAAGGGTTACACAGCCTGGTCGCTGCTGGACAAGTTTGAGTGGGACGAAGGCTTCTCTGAGAGGTTTGGCCTGTTCTACGTGGACTTCCTCAACAAGAATAAACCACGTTACCCAAAAGCCTCTGTTCAGTACTACAAACGCATCATCAGCTCCAATGGATTCCCCAACCAGAGAGAG GTGGAGAGCTGGAGAAGGAAAGCCACAGAGACATGCTCCTCCAGTAACCAGCTGCTAGCTGCAG CTAGAAGAAAGTCCCAGCAGGACAGTAAGGAACAGGCAGGGACGCCAAAGGTTTGGCCAGTGCATGATGAAGTTTAG
- the LOC110516675 gene encoding lactase-like protein isoform X2 has product MSLQRMLKLLYALVLCVSANEDFDWTKNERGSFYYGTFPTGFSWGAGGSAYQTEGAWDKDGKGMSIWDVFAHKKGKIFLNDTADHSCEGYYKFKDDITLMKDMKFNHYRFSISWPRIFPNGIKADHINEKGIKYYDDLINMLLDNNITPIVTLYHWDLPQVLQEKYGGWQNASMVNYFNDFANLCFERFGDRVKYWITFNNPWSSAVEGYETGEHAPGLKLKGTGAYKAAHHIIKAHAKVWHTYDTQWRSKQKGLVGISLLADWGEPVDITNQRDIEAAERYVQFYMGWFATPIFNGDYPQVMKDYIGRKSAQQGLGTSRLPVFSSQEKSYIKGTCDFLGIGHFTTRYITQKNYPSGRGNSYFTDRDLVELVDPRWPDPGSEWLYSVPWGFRRLLNFVKTQYGNPMIYVTENGVSEKVQRCTDLCDEWRMQYFKDYINEMLKALKDGVNVKGYTAWSLLDKFEWDEGFSERFGLFYVDFLNKNKPRYPKASVQYYKRIISSNGFPNQREVESWRRKATETCSSSNQLLAADPLTSHMEMVTEIVVPTVCTLCILLAAVFLMFLLRGRF; this is encoded by the exons ATGTCACTACAGCGGATGCTGAAGCTGCTCTATGCGCTGGTGCTGTGTGTGTCCGCCAACGAAGACTTCGACTGGACCAAGAATGAACGCGGATCATTCTACTACGGCACTTTTCCAACTG GGTTTTCCTGGGGGGCTGGGGGCTCTGCATACCAGACAGAAGGAGCCTGGGACAAGGATGGCAAAGGGATGAGCATCTGGGACGTGTTCGCCCACAAGAAGGGAAAGATCTTCCTCAACGACACCGCAGACCACTCCTGCGAAGGATACTACAAGTTCAAG GATGACATCACCTTGATGAAGGACATGAAGTTTAACCACTATCGTTTCTCCATCTCCTGGCCAAGGATATTTCCCAACGGAATCAAAG CTGATCACATCAATGAGAAGGGAATTAAATACTATGATGACCTGATCAACATGCTCCTGGACAATAACATCACACCAATAGTCACCCTGTACCACTGGGATCTGCCACAG GTGTTACAGGAGAAGTATGGTGGATGGCAGAACGCCAGCATGGTGAACTATTTCAACGACTTTGCCAACTTATGCTTTGAGCGGTTTGGTGACAGAGTCAAATACTGGATCACCTTCAACAACCCATGG TCTAGTGCTGTGGAGGGCTATGAGACTGGAGAACATGCACCTGGACTGAAGCTGAAGGGCACTGGGGCCTACAAAGCTGCCCACCACATTATCAAG GCACATGCTAAGGTTTGGCACACCTATGACACTCAATGGAGAAGCAAACAGAAAGGCTTGGTTGGGATCTCGTTGTTGGCAGACTGGGGGGAGCCAGTGGACATCACCAACCAGAGAGACATCGAGGCAGCAGAGAGATATGTCCAGTTCTACATGGGCTGGTTCGCTACACCCATCTTCAACGGGGACTACCCTCAGGTCATGAAAGACTACATAG GTAGGAAGAGTGCCCAGCAGGGTCTAGGAACCTCCCGTCTCCCCGTCTTCTCTTCCCAGGAGAAGAGTTACATCAAGGGCACCTGTGACTTCCTGGGTATTGGCCACTTCACCACGCGCTATATCACCCAGAAGAACTACCCGTCTGGCCGTGGGAACAGCTACTTCACCGACCGTGACCTGGTGGAGTTGGTGGACCCTCGCTGGCCCGACCCCGGCTCTGAGTGGCTCTACTCTGTCCCCTGGGGATTCAGACGCCTGCTCAACTTCGTCAAG ACCCAGTATGGGAACCCCATGATCTACGTGACAGAGAACGGGGTGTCAGAGAAGGTGCAGAGGTGCACAGACCTGTGTGATGAATGGAGGATGCAGTACTTCAAGGACTACATCAATGAGATGCTCAAGG CCCTTAAGGATGGCGTGAACGTGAAGGGTTACACAGCCTGGTCGCTGCTGGACAAGTTTGAGTGGGACGAAGGCTTCTCTGAGAGGTTTGGCCTGTTCTACGTGGACTTCCTCAACAAGAATAAACCACGTTACCCAAAAGCCTCTGTTCAGTACTACAAACGCATCATCAGCTCCAATGGATTCCCCAACCAGAGAGAG GTGGAGAGCTGGAGAAGGAAAGCCACAGAGACATGCTCCTCCAGTAACCAGCTGCTAGCTGCAG ATCCGTTGACCAGCCACATGGAGATGGTAACAGAGATCGTGGTTCCTACAGTGTGTACTCTCTGCATTCTCCTGGCCGCTGTCTTCCTCAT GTTCCTGCTGCGTGGACGCTTCTAG
- the LOC110516675 gene encoding lactase-like protein isoform X1: MSLQRMLKLLYALVLCVSANEDFDWTKNERGSFYYGTFPTGFSWGAGGSAYQTEGAWDKDGKGMSIWDVFAHKKGKIFLNDTADHSCEGYYKFKDDITLMKDMKFNHYRFSISWPRIFPNGIKADHINEKGIKYYDDLINMLLDNNITPIVTLYHWDLPQVLQEKYGGWQNASMVNYFNDFANLCFERFGDRVKYWITFNNPWSSAVEGYETGEHAPGLKLKGTGAYKAAHHIIKAHAKVWHTYDTQWRSKQKGLVGISLLADWGEPVDITNQRDIEAAERYVQFYMGWFATPIFNGDYPQVMKDYIGRKSAQQGLGTSRLPVFSSQEKSYIKGTCDFLGIGHFTTRYITQKNYPSGRGNSYFTDRDLVELVDPRWPDPGSEWLYSVPWGFRRLLNFVKTQYGNPMIYVTENGVSEKVQRCTDLCDEWRMQYFKDYINEMLKALKDGVNVKGYTAWSLLDKFEWDEGFSERFGLFYVDFLNKNKPRYPKASVQYYKRIISSNGFPNQREVESWRRKATETCSSSNQLLAADPLTSHMEMVTEIVVPTVCTLCILLAAVFLMFLLRGRF; this comes from the exons ATGTCACTACAGCGGATGCTGAAGCTGCTCTATGCGCTGGTGCTGTGTGTGTCCGCCAACGAAGACTTCGACTGGACCAAGAATGAACGCGGATCATTCTACTACGGCACTTTTCCAACTG GGTTTTCCTGGGGGGCTGGGGGCTCTGCATACCAGACAGAAGGAGCCTGGGACAAGGATGGCAAAGGGATGAGCATCTGGGACGTGTTCGCCCACAAGAAGGGAAAGATCTTCCTCAACGACACCGCAGACCACTCCTGCGAAGGATACTACAAGTTCAAG GATGACATCACCTTGATGAAGGACATGAAGTTTAACCACTATCGTTTCTCCATCTCCTGGCCAAGGATATTTCCCAACGGAATCAAAG CTGATCACATCAATGAGAAGGGAATTAAATACTATGATGACCTGATCAACATGCTCCTGGACAATAACATCACACCAATAGTCACCCTGTACCACTGGGATCTGCCACAG GTGTTACAGGAGAAGTATGGTGGATGGCAGAACGCCAGCATGGTGAACTATTTCAACGACTTTGCCAACTTATGCTTTGAGCGGTTTGGTGACAGAGTCAAATACTGGATCACCTTCAACAACCCATGG TCTAGTGCTGTGGAGGGCTATGAGACTGGAGAACATGCACCTGGACTGAAGCTGAAGGGCACTGGGGCCTACAAAGCTGCCCACCACATTATCAAG GCACATGCTAAGGTTTGGCACACCTATGACACTCAATGGAGAAGCAAACAGAAAGGCTTGGTTGGGATCTCGTTGTTGGCAGACTGGGGGGAGCCAGTGGACATCACCAACCAGAGAGACATCGAGGCAGCAGAGAGATATGTCCAGTTCTACATGGGCTGGTTCGCTACACCCATCTTCAACGGGGACTACCCTCAGGTCATGAAAGACTACATAG GTAGGAAGAGTGCCCAGCAGGGTCTAGGAACCTCCCGTCTCCCCGTCTTCTCTTCCCAGGAGAAGAGTTACATCAAGGGCACCTGTGACTTCCTGGGTATTGGCCACTTCACCACGCGCTATATCACCCAGAAGAACTACCCGTCTGGCCGTGGGAACAGCTACTTCACCGACCGTGACCTGGTGGAGTTGGTGGACCCTCGCTGGCCCGACCCCGGCTCTGAGTGGCTCTACTCTGTCCCCTGGGGATTCAGACGCCTGCTCAACTTCGTCAAG ACCCAGTATGGGAACCCCATGATCTACGTGACAGAGAACGGGGTGTCAGAGAAGGTGCAGAGGTGCACAGACCTGTGTGATGAATGGAGGATGCAGTACTTCAAGGACTACATCAATGAGATGCTCAAGG CCCTTAAGGATGGCGTGAACGTGAAGGGTTACACAGCCTGGTCGCTGCTGGACAAGTTTGAGTGGGACGAAGGCTTCTCTGAGAGGTTTGGCCTGTTCTACGTGGACTTCCTCAACAAGAATAAACCACGTTACCCAAAAGCCTCTGTTCAGTACTACAAACGCATCATCAGCTCCAATGGATTCCCCAACCAGAGAGAG GTGGAGAGCTGGAGAAGGAAAGCCACAGAGACATGCTCCTCCAGTAACCAGCTGCTAGCTGCAG ATCCGTTGACCAGCCACATGGAGATGGTAACAGAGATCGTGGTTCCTACAGTGTGTACTCTCTGCATTCTCCTGGCCGCTGTCTTCCTCATGTTCCTGCTGCGTGGACgcttctag